A region of the Chitinispirillales bacterium genome:
AAGACCTTGAAAAGTTATCCACCGGTCTTAGAATTAACAGATCCAGCGACGATGCCGCGGGTTTGTCCGTATCGGAAGGTTTAAGAACTCAAATCAGAGGCGTAGAACAAGCAAAGAAGAACACTATGGACGGTATCAGCGCTTTAAACATCGCCGAAGGAGCGATGAACGAAATTCATGCGATTTTGCA
Encoded here:
- a CDS encoding flagellin; protein product: MRINHNVPSIVTQNALASNNRMLGKDLEKLSTGLRINRSSDDAAGLSVSEGLRTQIRGVEQAKKNTMDGISALNIAEGAMNEIHAIL